A region from the Agrococcus sp. SL85 genome encodes:
- the glgX gene encoding glycogen debranching protein GlgX → MGTPERKQAPAPGLEPTERGHRLTVWSRHAERMELRVFDRDDPDWLLHAELMAREGEVFTIDSALLQVGTPYAVGVDGPSGPRHDFDWSRHALPPHAHGVVRTPHGQHRATIVDHAFDWGGVGRPVVPLDRQVVYEAHVKGLTKLSPHMPAELRGTYAGLAHPSTIRYLQELGVTAVQLLPIHLFVSEQRLIAQGRVNYWGYNTLSFFAPHSAYASRRAQFDGTGGVLRECKGMVRLLHEAGIQVLLDVVYNHTAEEGRGGPPSSLRLIDGSSYYRQDDEGRMLDSTGCGNTVDYSLPAAQDLVIDSLRYWYREMQVDGFRFDLAPVLGRGADGMYDPEHPLLRRILADPELAGAVMIAEPWDVGADGWQTGRFPSGFSEWNDRYRDTVRQFWLSDRRSLRHGQPASTGVGPLAHAVSGSEGLFAAERGPLASVNLITAHDGFTLTDLVRYDHKHNEANGEDNRDGASDNRSWNHGVEGRTDDTEIQLDRRRSMRNLLGTLLVSAGVPMLTMGDEFGRTQRGNNNAYCQDSALTWMPWQRKEWQEAFLLQTRRLLQLRRDHPALRPLEHGRTGERVAGSNRLDWYNAQGAHMTIDDWDHSLDRTLQMLAESTPIEEAYSRVLVVFHGSPHDTLVTTPAPDGATELELLWDSADDRPAHARVAPGAQVPMAGMSMQVYAVHGLPAAGPPAATLSVVRSPASPPVDGPR, encoded by the coding sequence GACCCCGACTGGCTGCTGCACGCGGAGCTCATGGCCCGCGAGGGCGAGGTCTTCACGATCGACTCGGCGCTGCTGCAGGTCGGCACCCCCTACGCCGTCGGCGTCGACGGGCCGAGCGGCCCGCGCCACGACTTCGACTGGAGCCGCCACGCGCTGCCGCCGCACGCCCACGGCGTCGTCCGCACCCCGCACGGCCAGCACCGCGCCACCATCGTCGACCACGCCTTCGACTGGGGCGGCGTGGGGCGGCCCGTCGTCCCGCTCGACCGCCAGGTGGTCTACGAGGCGCACGTCAAGGGGCTGACCAAGCTGAGCCCCCACATGCCCGCGGAGCTCCGCGGCACCTACGCGGGCCTCGCGCATCCCTCGACCATCCGCTACCTGCAGGAGCTCGGGGTCACGGCGGTGCAGCTGCTGCCGATCCACCTGTTCGTCTCGGAGCAGCGCCTCATCGCGCAGGGCCGCGTCAACTACTGGGGCTACAACACCCTCAGCTTCTTCGCGCCGCACAGCGCCTACGCCTCGCGGCGCGCCCAGTTCGACGGCACGGGCGGCGTGCTCCGCGAGTGCAAGGGCATGGTGCGCCTGCTGCACGAGGCCGGCATCCAGGTGCTGCTCGACGTCGTCTACAACCACACCGCCGAGGAGGGCCGCGGCGGTCCGCCCTCGAGCCTGCGGCTCATCGACGGCTCGTCGTACTACCGGCAGGACGACGAGGGCCGGATGCTCGACAGCACCGGGTGCGGCAACACCGTCGACTACTCCCTGCCCGCCGCGCAGGACCTCGTCATCGACTCGCTGCGCTACTGGTACCGAGAGATGCAGGTCGACGGCTTCCGCTTCGACCTCGCGCCCGTGCTCGGCCGCGGCGCGGACGGCATGTACGACCCCGAGCACCCGCTGCTGCGGCGCATCCTCGCGGATCCCGAGCTCGCGGGCGCCGTGATGATCGCGGAGCCGTGGGACGTCGGCGCCGACGGCTGGCAGACGGGCCGCTTCCCCTCGGGGTTCAGCGAGTGGAACGACCGCTACCGCGACACGGTGCGGCAGTTCTGGCTGAGCGATCGCAGGTCGCTGCGCCACGGGCAGCCGGCCTCGACGGGCGTCGGCCCGCTCGCGCACGCCGTGTCGGGCTCCGAGGGCCTCTTCGCGGCCGAGCGCGGCCCGCTCGCGAGCGTCAACCTCATCACGGCGCACGACGGCTTCACGCTCACCGACCTCGTGCGCTACGACCACAAGCACAACGAGGCGAACGGCGAGGACAACCGCGACGGCGCGAGCGACAACCGCTCGTGGAACCACGGCGTCGAGGGCCGCACCGACGACACCGAGATCCAGCTCGACCGTCGGCGCTCGATGCGCAACCTGCTCGGCACCCTGCTCGTCTCGGCCGGCGTGCCGATGCTCACGATGGGCGACGAGTTCGGGCGCACCCAGCGCGGCAACAACAACGCCTACTGCCAGGACTCGGCGCTCACGTGGATGCCCTGGCAGCGCAAGGAGTGGCAGGAGGCGTTCCTCCTGCAGACGCGGCGGCTGCTGCAGCTGCGCCGTGACCATCCGGCCCTCCGTCCGCTCGAGCACGGCCGCACGGGCGAGCGCGTCGCGGGCTCCAATCGCCTCGACTGGTACAACGCGCAGGGCGCGCACATGACGATCGACGACTGGGACCACTCGCTCGACCGCACGCTCCAGATGCTCGCGGAGTCGACGCCGATCGAGGAGGCCTACTCGCGCGTGCTCGTCGTCTTCCACGGCTCGCCCCACGACACCCTCGTCACGACGCCCGCGCCCGACGGCGCGACGGAGCTCGAGCTGCTCTGGGACTCCGCCGACGACCGGCCCGCGCACGCGCGCGTCGCACCGGGCGCCCAGGTGCCGATGGCGGGCATGAGCATGCAGGTGTACGCGGTGCACGGCCTGCCGGCCGCCGGGCCGCCCGCGGCGACGCTGAGCGTCGTGCGCTCCCCCGCCTCGCCGCCCGTCGACGGCCCGCGCTAG